One part of the Sesamum indicum cultivar Zhongzhi No. 13 unplaced genomic scaffold, S_indicum_v1.0 scaffold00148, whole genome shotgun sequence genome encodes these proteins:
- the LOC105179360 gene encoding uncharacterized protein LOC105179360 has translation MAQYEATTDKSTPTVSAGGASTSKANVKRAGRWKRKKGKGQAIAATAIALSAPTAPVEMGKGKWKVGSSQRSKANDVRNHCPGNGYWNRECPQLLSSPVLDTGCGAHISNNLQVLERSRMLSKDEMILKLGNGKAITAKAMGSLDSAISDHIRIELKDCYYTNWIMTAQHKRKIDNHENAQLWHARLGHISKDRMRKWVESKSLEIDDLDSLLTPESYLKGKMTKKLFVGQRALANGLLDLIHTDVCGPLNTPTRGGFSYFITFTNDHSRYGYLYLIRYKSEVFRRFKEYRLEVENQIDRKIKALSVGPRWRVFKW, from the exons atggCCCAATACGAAGCGACGACCGACAAGTCTACGCCGACAGTATCGGCAGGAGGGGCTTCAACCTCCAAAGCGAATGTCAAGAGGGCCGGAcgctggaagaggaagaagggcaaAGGACAAGCCATCGCAGCCACTGCTATTGCTTTAAGTGCCCCTACTGCTCCTGTGGAAATGGGCAAAGGGAAATGGAAGGTTGGCAGTTCTCAACGGTCAAAGGCAAATGATGTCCGCAATCATTGCCCAGGGAATGGGTATTGGAACAGGGAGtgcccacaactcctctccaGCCCAG TATTGGATACTGGttgtggagctcacatctcCAATAACTTACAGGtgttggaaagaagcagaatgCTAAGTAAGGATGAGATGATTCTAAAGCTAGGCAATGGGAAGGCCATCACTGCAAAAGCCATGGGATCTCTCGACTCagctattagtgatcatattcgGATAGAATTAAAAGACTGTTATTAT actaattggattatgactgCCCAACATAAACGAAAAatagataatcatgaaaacgCACAGTTATGGCACGCAAGGCTAGGCCATATCTCAAAAGATAGGATGAGAAAGTGGGTAGAATCAAAGAGTCTAGAGATAGACGATTTGGACAGCCTACTGACTCCTGAATCCTATTTGAAAGggaaaatgaccaagaagcTCTTTGTTGGACAAAGAGCGCTTGCCAACGGtcttttggatttgatccataCAGATGTCTGTGGACCATTAAATACTCCAACTAGAGGAGGATTCTCGTATTTCATAACCTTTACCAATGATCACTCACGGTACGGTTATCTTTACCTAATAAGGTACAAATCTGAGGTCTTTAGAAGGTTTAAGGAGTATAGACTTGAAGTCGAGAATCAAATTGATCGTAAAATTAAAGCCCTTTCGGTCGGACCAAGGTGGAGAGTATTTAAGTGgtga